From Staphylococcus delphini, one genomic window encodes:
- a CDS encoding DeoR/GlpR family DNA-binding transcription regulator, which yields MLTEKRHELILTALEQHQFLSLQHLMEYTGSSASTIRRDLSKLQDDGKLTRVHGGAKLISEQKEPELHEKRTQHIEEKVEIAKRAAQLVNDGDCLYLDAGSTTLEMIPFLTAKDITVITNGLTHVEELLKKGIATKIIGGDVKANTLAVVGSRAVSFLQHYRFNKVFLGVNGIDCEAGLTTPDEREAIVKETAMQHAQQVYILADASKFNQQYLAAIHATEQPILITSEKARHMRHFDIYDNHFEILGGK from the coding sequence TTGTTAACGGAAAAAAGGCATGAACTTATACTCACTGCATTGGAACAACATCAATTCCTATCATTACAACATTTAATGGAATATACGGGCTCAAGTGCTTCCACAATTCGACGTGACTTATCGAAACTCCAAGACGATGGCAAGTTGACGCGTGTGCACGGGGGCGCAAAGTTAATTAGCGAACAAAAGGAACCTGAACTTCATGAGAAACGTACACAGCATATTGAAGAAAAGGTGGAAATTGCGAAAAGAGCGGCACAGCTAGTGAATGATGGTGATTGTTTGTATTTAGATGCCGGTTCTACAACTTTAGAAATGATTCCTTTTTTAACGGCGAAAGACATTACGGTGATTACGAATGGGTTAACACACGTTGAAGAGTTATTGAAAAAAGGGATCGCGACTAAAATTATCGGTGGCGATGTGAAGGCGAACACTTTGGCGGTAGTCGGTAGTCGTGCAGTCTCGTTCTTACAACATTATCGCTTTAATAAAGTATTTCTAGGTGTGAATGGTATCGACTGTGAAGCAGGGCTCACGACACCGGATGAACGTGAGGCGATCGTGAAAGAGACAGCCATGCAACACGCGCAACAAGTGTATATACTTGCGGATGCATCAAAGTTCAATCAGCAATACTTAGCGGCGATTCACGCGACAGAGCAACCGATTTTAATTACTTCAGAAAAAGCACGTCATATGCGTCATTTTGATATTTATGACAATCATTTTGAAATATTAGGAGGCAAATGA
- a CDS encoding DUF6007 family protein: MTDLKTDNLDEALNGIGILDLIFVVPFFVLFSYLPSEHGWQWIVNIIIVILCALGAAYLFHTIKAQFKSKRH, from the coding sequence GTGACAGATTTGAAAACGGATAACCTCGATGAAGCATTGAATGGTATCGGCATTTTGGATTTGATTTTTGTTGTTCCTTTCTTTGTACTCTTTTCTTATCTACCATCAGAACATGGGTGGCAATGGATCGTCAATATCATCATTGTCATACTCTGTGCGCTAGGTGCTGCGTATCTTTTCCATACGATTAAGGCGCAGTTCAAAAGCAAACGTCATTGA
- a CDS encoding VraH family peptide resistance protein gives MKVRDYFDRIKENLLDMKVGSKSFVIMIVSMVLLSMIFTPFIGIPAGAVIGSYAYERY, from the coding sequence ATGAAAGTCAGAGATTATTTTGACCGTATTAAAGAAAATTTGTTAGATATGAAGGTCGGTTCTAAAAGTTTTGTGATTATGATTGTGTCAATGGTGTTGTTAAGTATGATTTTCACACCATTTATCGGTATTCCAGCTGGTGCAGTCATTGGTTCTTACGCGTACGAACGTTATTAA
- the ybaK gene encoding Cys-tRNA(Pro) deacylase, with amino-acid sequence MAKQKKTNAMRQLDRAKVDYEIRTFEVGEGHLEGHEVAALINANSAEVYKTLVLENANHEHFVFVIPVTAHLDMKAAAAAVNEKKLHLMPLDDLKKVTGYVRGGCSPIGMKTHFPTVINGTIELLDRVFVSAGQRGVQMGLAPHDLIEMSHAEVKQVIQ; translated from the coding sequence ATGGCGAAACAAAAGAAAACGAATGCGATGCGTCAATTGGATAGAGCGAAAGTAGACTATGAGATTCGAACGTTTGAAGTCGGCGAAGGTCATCTTGAAGGTCATGAAGTTGCAGCGCTAATTAACGCAAACAGTGCAGAAGTATACAAAACGCTCGTTCTTGAAAATGCGAACCATGAACATTTTGTTTTCGTTATTCCGGTGACAGCACATTTAGATATGAAAGCAGCAGCGGCAGCGGTAAACGAAAAGAAATTGCACTTGATGCCACTCGACGATTTGAAAAAAGTGACAGGCTATGTACGTGGAGGTTGCTCGCCGATTGGAATGAAGACCCATTTTCCAACAGTCATTAATGGTACGATAGAGCTGCTCGACAGGGTCTTTGTGAGTGCGGGACAACGCGGCGTACAAATGGGCTTAGCGCCGCATGATTTAATTGAGATGAGTCATGCTGAAGTGAAGCAGGTCATTCAGTAA
- a CDS encoding CDP-glycerol glycerophosphotransferase family protein, which yields MHIKILGYNIFQKGGTTRSNLNLIQSFLRAGHQVTYVNYMHFRQRQVTQLKAEEGQAIEGAQFIAFRGVQTLAQADLLILTREDFFKFAREVKHRTPEMRILGEIHSPLAYLNPQMDLALEAIDAVRVSTPKIAEAFQERYDYPYVFPMYVNHQHVQFQAQPVHQTHNLLMKARFEDEIKDISYVLKLMRYFVHTQGETRIHLYLQGYGPSLELYENLVVAYHLEDYVHINGPEPTDYIYVSTSPYETFGYSILEAMAQGNRVCLYPGEDGVLKDIYAPFHAVTWLTKSLESDAAKIVEMVNGTYTDAEREADVETFHTQLAQGHDTEALIAQTKAMAATHTIDVAQIAKPKMKASYQYVQNTAKRVAVKVKETAEQAPKSPFRKGSRLYQLTRKGLFNVEAQVKKFQNQRRHVSDQAVFIESFHGKNFSGDPKAIACAMQRLYPELTIYVSAADPLVEMEIRSYDMTPVRFGTRAYMRAFERCRYAVINGNLWDRLVKHPDQQVIQTWHGFPLKRMVNDLVDAVERQKQAQQFAPRMQKWDVLLSTSERYETYIRSAFRLDTHPNLTILRDGAPRNSLLIRHQNDEAKWLEIQEKYFFQRDASKKYILFCPTWRKNARESVSELDIVALLERLPSSYEMIVKLHPNEGHLRERYQNLHPRVHCFFNEMVDIQELYLISEILISDYSSAMFDYAHLNRPILILDEDTVDYQQDVGFYFDMTEFPSIQKVAPDVETIQQYIETTPSVDHQKVIAQFMTYDQSDSDEQVVRSIFAR from the coding sequence ATGCACATTAAAATATTAGGCTATAACATTTTTCAAAAAGGTGGCACAACGCGAAGTAACCTCAATTTAATCCAAAGTTTCCTGCGTGCAGGTCATCAAGTGACATATGTCAATTACATGCACTTTCGTCAACGTCAAGTCACTCAATTGAAAGCTGAAGAAGGGCAAGCGATTGAAGGCGCGCAGTTTATCGCATTTCGCGGGGTACAGACGTTAGCTCAGGCAGACTTATTGATTTTAACACGTGAGGACTTTTTCAAATTTGCGCGAGAAGTGAAACATCGTACGCCGGAAATGCGCATTTTAGGTGAAATTCACAGTCCGTTGGCGTATCTAAACCCACAAATGGATCTGGCATTAGAAGCGATTGATGCGGTGCGTGTGAGTACGCCAAAAATTGCAGAAGCATTTCAAGAGCGCTATGACTATCCGTATGTCTTTCCGATGTATGTGAACCATCAGCACGTGCAATTTCAAGCGCAACCCGTCCATCAAACGCACAATTTATTAATGAAAGCCCGCTTTGAAGATGAAATTAAAGACATTTCGTATGTGTTAAAGTTGATGCGCTATTTCGTGCATACACAAGGTGAAACGCGCATTCATCTTTATTTACAAGGATATGGCCCCTCACTGGAACTGTACGAAAATCTCGTCGTTGCGTATCATTTAGAAGATTATGTCCATATTAACGGACCAGAGCCGACAGATTATATTTACGTGTCCACATCGCCATATGAAACGTTCGGTTATTCGATATTAGAAGCAATGGCACAAGGCAATCGTGTGTGTCTTTATCCGGGTGAAGATGGTGTGTTGAAAGATATTTATGCGCCGTTTCATGCAGTCACTTGGCTCACAAAATCATTAGAAAGTGATGCTGCAAAAATTGTAGAGATGGTGAATGGCACGTATACAGATGCGGAACGTGAAGCGGATGTCGAGACTTTCCATACACAACTTGCGCAAGGGCACGATACAGAGGCATTGATTGCTCAAACGAAAGCTATGGCAGCAACGCATACGATTGATGTGGCGCAAATTGCCAAACCGAAAATGAAAGCAAGTTATCAATATGTCCAAAATACGGCGAAACGTGTCGCAGTAAAAGTGAAAGAGACAGCAGAACAAGCACCGAAAAGTCCGTTTCGTAAAGGGTCACGTTTGTATCAACTGACGCGTAAAGGGCTCTTTAACGTTGAAGCACAAGTGAAAAAGTTTCAAAATCAACGCCGTCACGTGTCTGATCAAGCGGTGTTTATCGAATCATTTCATGGTAAAAACTTTTCAGGTGATCCGAAAGCCATTGCATGTGCGATGCAGCGACTATATCCGGAACTTACGATTTATGTGAGTGCAGCGGATCCATTAGTGGAAATGGAAATTCGTAGCTATGATATGACACCTGTACGCTTTGGCACACGTGCTTACATGCGTGCTTTTGAACGATGTCGTTATGCGGTCATTAACGGAAATTTGTGGGATAGACTGGTGAAACACCCTGACCAACAAGTGATTCAAACGTGGCATGGTTTTCCGCTTAAACGGATGGTGAATGACCTAGTAGATGCTGTTGAACGTCAAAAACAAGCCCAACAATTTGCGCCACGCATGCAGAAGTGGGATGTCTTGTTATCCACTTCAGAACGTTACGAAACGTATATTCGATCGGCATTTCGACTTGATACGCATCCGAATTTAACGATTTTACGTGACGGTGCACCACGGAACAGTTTGTTAATCCGCCATCAAAACGATGAAGCGAAATGGTTGGAAATTCAAGAAAAGTATTTCTTCCAAAGAGATGCGTCTAAAAAGTACATTTTATTCTGTCCAACTTGGCGTAAAAATGCCCGAGAATCAGTGTCAGAATTAGATATTGTCGCATTGTTGGAACGTCTCCCGTCTTCTTATGAAATGATTGTGAAATTGCATCCGAATGAAGGACATTTGCGTGAACGTTATCAGAATTTACATCCGCGCGTCCATTGCTTTTTTAATGAAATGGTTGACATTCAAGAGTTATATTTAATATCAGAAATACTGATTTCAGATTATTCGTCAGCAATGTTTGATTATGCGCATTTAAATCGTCCTATTTTAATTCTTGATGAAGATACCGTAGATTATCAACAGGATGTCGGCTTTTACTTTGATATGACGGAGTTTCCAAGTATTCAAAAAGTCGCACCAGATGTTGAAACAATTCAGCAATACATTGAAACAACACCATCTGTTGATCATCAAAAGGTCATTGCACAATTCATGACGTATGACCAAAGTGATTCAGATGAACAAGTTGTGCGGTCGATATTTGCGCGATAA
- the norA gene encoding multidrug efflux MFS transporter NorA yields MKKQFIILYLNIFLVFLGIGLIIPVLPVYLKDLGLTGADLGVLVAVFALAQMLISPFGGTLADRLGKKLIICIGLVLFSISEFLFAWSHTFSLLIVSRVLGGFSAGMVMPGVTGLIADLSPPKDKARNFGYMSAIISAGFILGPGIGGFLAEISHRLPFVFAGVLGVLAFICTLIFIQSPKRATTQGFAQFDSAEFGKINYKAFITPAILTLILAFGLSAFETLFPLYTADKMDFTPGDISIAITGGGIFGAIFQVFLFDKMIRRMSELVFIIYALIYSAFVLMLLIFAHSYWHVMLICFIVFIGFDLIRPALTNYFSNIAGNRQGFAGGLNSTFTSMGNFIGPLIAGGLYDVNIEYPLYMSIIFMLLGCIVILIEKQLRRHQNLKQS; encoded by the coding sequence TTGAAAAAACAATTCATCATCTTATATTTGAATATTTTCTTAGTCTTTTTAGGAATCGGGCTCATTATTCCTGTGCTACCGGTCTATTTAAAAGATTTAGGGCTTACCGGGGCAGATCTAGGTGTACTCGTTGCAGTATTTGCGCTCGCTCAAATGTTGATTTCACCTTTTGGCGGGACTTTGGCAGACCGATTAGGCAAAAAACTCATTATTTGTATTGGCTTAGTTTTATTTAGTATTTCGGAGTTTTTATTTGCATGGAGCCACACTTTTTCGTTACTTATCGTGTCACGTGTACTCGGCGGTTTTAGTGCTGGGATGGTCATGCCAGGGGTGACAGGTTTGATTGCGGATCTCTCTCCACCAAAAGATAAAGCGCGCAATTTTGGTTACATGTCAGCCATCATTTCAGCGGGCTTTATTTTAGGGCCAGGGATAGGTGGTTTCTTGGCAGAGATTTCACATCGTTTGCCCTTTGTTTTTGCTGGTGTGCTCGGCGTTTTGGCCTTTATTTGTACTTTGATCTTCATCCAGTCACCGAAACGTGCAACGACGCAAGGGTTTGCACAGTTTGATAGTGCGGAATTTGGCAAAATTAATTATAAAGCCTTTATTACGCCTGCCATTTTAACGTTAATTTTAGCGTTTGGCTTATCTGCATTTGAGACGTTATTTCCATTGTATACGGCGGACAAAATGGATTTTACACCAGGTGACATTTCAATTGCGATTACAGGTGGCGGTATTTTTGGTGCCATCTTCCAAGTGTTCTTATTTGATAAAATGATCCGTCGCATGAGTGAGCTCGTATTTATTATTTATGCTTTAATCTATTCGGCGTTTGTCCTTATGCTCCTTATTTTTGCACATAGTTATTGGCACGTGATGTTGATCTGTTTCATCGTGTTTATCGGCTTTGACTTAATTCGACCTGCATTAACGAATTATTTCTCAAATATTGCAGGGAATCGTCAAGGCTTTGCGGGTGGACTTAATTCAACATTTACGAGTATGGGGAATTTCATTGGACCGCTCATTGCCGGTGGTTTATATGATGTCAATATTGAATATCCATTATACATGTCGATTATTTTCATGCTCCTCGGTTGTATTGTAATTTTGATTGAAAAACAGTTGCGACGTCATCAAAATTTGAAACAGTCTTAG
- a CDS encoding DUF1361 domain-containing protein, producing the protein MNARYIARITYVVLILISILIPNQLMFLTLNVSLAYIPLELAYLIKLFIPRRAFEWPLFIIYLLIFVLMLPNTFYMVTDLIHLNQFTFNFLAELNLYEWFHFTLLISSVIFALYCYVLIVMEIYHLIQVTVLRIVALFGMMVLNGLGIYVGRFLRFHSVHIINHPFSVIVSTLKALNLEALIFISFIILIQALLFLFVKGVRSRT; encoded by the coding sequence ATGAATGCCCGATACATTGCACGTATCACCTATGTGGTATTAATTCTTATTTCAATACTTATTCCCAATCAATTAATGTTTTTAACACTCAATGTATCTTTAGCTTATATTCCATTAGAATTGGCCTATTTAATCAAACTTTTTATACCGAGGCGTGCATTCGAATGGCCGCTTTTTATCATATACTTACTTATTTTTGTATTAATGTTACCGAACACGTTTTACATGGTGACAGATTTAATCCATTTGAATCAATTTACATTTAACTTTTTGGCTGAACTCAATTTATATGAGTGGTTCCATTTCACATTGCTCATCTCATCAGTCATCTTCGCACTTTATTGTTATGTATTAATTGTGATGGAAATTTATCATCTCATTCAAGTCACTGTATTACGTATCGTGGCTTTGTTTGGCATGATGGTTTTGAATGGACTCGGCATTTATGTAGGTCGCTTTTTACGTTTTCATAGCGTGCATATTATTAATCATCCATTTTCCGTCATCGTCTCAACATTGAAAGCACTGAATCTTGAGGCACTTATTTTCATTTCATTTATCATATTAATTCAGGCGTTACTATTTTTATTTGTGAAAGGAGTTCGAAGCCGTACATGA
- a CDS encoding CPBP family intramembrane glutamic endopeptidase — protein sequence MSSKQVAWRDLWAIVIYFLAQIILGNVFSLFLIPSTHIPVAMALLIIGILTSIFVIIYLAWSHRHGLKTKITVALSQSKKHIKLMISAYVFYMIANMIFTYVLQLLPEQWQFKETGNQEALMTFFHQPAWLPLVFLSLAILTPITEELLFRHIIIGELGKKWGVMLTGLISIVIFASLHMFAAHHPLEAVPYLFLATMFVVAYIKSGCNIAVSIFLHMFNNTLAFIGVLFQIFS from the coding sequence ATGTCTTCAAAGCAAGTCGCCTGGCGTGATTTATGGGCGATAGTCATCTATTTTTTAGCACAAATCATTCTGGGCAATGTGTTCAGCCTATTCTTAATCCCATCAACACATATACCGGTCGCAATGGCACTATTAATTATCGGTATACTCACGTCCATCTTTGTCATCATTTATTTGGCATGGTCGCATCGTCACGGCTTAAAAACTAAGATAACCGTCGCACTTTCGCAAAGTAAAAAGCATATTAAGCTAATGATCAGTGCGTATGTGTTCTATATGATTGCGAATATGATTTTCACTTATGTATTACAGTTGTTACCTGAACAATGGCAATTTAAAGAAACAGGCAACCAAGAAGCACTCATGACCTTTTTCCATCAACCGGCTTGGTTACCACTCGTATTTTTAAGTTTAGCCATTTTGACACCGATTACTGAAGAATTGCTTTTCCGTCATATCATTATTGGCGAGCTCGGTAAAAAATGGGGTGTCATGTTAACAGGTCTGATTTCGATCGTTATTTTTGCGAGTTTACATATGTTTGCCGCACATCATCCACTGGAAGCGGTACCGTATCTTTTTCTAGCAACGATGTTCGTCGTCGCTTACATTAAAAGTGGTTGTAACATTGCTGTGTCTATTTTCTTGCATATGTTTAATAATACACTTGCTTTTATCGGCGTCCTTTTCCAAATTTTTTCATAA
- the mdh gene encoding malate dehydrogenase — protein sequence MRRKKVSIIGSGHTGATLAFIVASHGNADVLIVDREKNASVMKGKTLDMQQSGSILGFNVHVNSTVDYADTKDSDVVVITAGVPRQPGMSRDDLVQTNEQVMVEVTKKIVQYSPNCTIIVLTNPVDAMTYTVYRTSGFPSERVIGQSGVLDTARFNTFVAEALDVAVNDVTGLVLGGHGDTMVPLVRHSQVNGVPLNELLPPEKMEEIVERTRKGGAEIVQLLGTGSAYYAPAAAVYEMLIAILEDQKRVLPTIAYCQGEYQLNDIYIGVPTVLGANGVERIIELELTDEEKAQLKRSAEAVEGVKAALKSL from the coding sequence ATGAGACGAAAAAAAGTTTCAATTATTGGATCAGGTCACACAGGCGCAACACTTGCATTTATTGTTGCTTCTCATGGTAATGCGGATGTGTTGATTGTTGACCGTGAAAAGAACGCGTCAGTGATGAAAGGGAAAACATTAGACATGCAACAAAGTGGGTCTATTTTGGGCTTTAATGTGCATGTGAATTCCACTGTCGACTATGCGGATACGAAAGATTCGGATGTCGTTGTTATCACTGCAGGGGTCCCACGTCAACCTGGTATGAGCCGTGATGATTTAGTCCAAACGAATGAACAAGTCATGGTCGAAGTGACGAAGAAAATTGTGCAATATTCACCTAACTGTACAATTATCGTCTTAACGAATCCAGTTGATGCGATGACGTATACCGTTTATCGTACATCAGGTTTTCCGAGTGAACGTGTCATTGGACAATCAGGCGTGTTAGATACGGCGAGATTTAATACATTTGTGGCGGAAGCTTTAGATGTTGCGGTGAATGATGTGACAGGATTGGTGTTGGGCGGTCACGGGGATACGATGGTGCCGTTAGTGCGTCATAGCCAAGTGAATGGTGTGCCTCTTAATGAACTGTTACCGCCAGAAAAAATGGAAGAAATTGTTGAAAGAACACGTAAAGGTGGCGCAGAAATTGTCCAACTGTTAGGCACGGGTTCAGCTTATTATGCACCTGCAGCGGCAGTGTATGAAATGTTGATTGCGATTTTAGAAGATCAAAAGCGTGTATTACCAACGATTGCTTATTGCCAAGGGGAGTACCAGCTGAATGATATTTATATCGGCGTACCAACTGTATTAGGTGCAAATGGTGTCGAACGTATCATTGAATTAGAGTTAACGGATGAAGAAAAAGCGCAGTTGAAACGTTCAGCTGAAGCGGTTGAAGGTGTAAAGGCAGCGCTAAAAAGTTTATAA
- a CDS encoding RloB family protein: MSKNKRRGREKKGKTPNKKVKIYCEGYTEKHYFDMLRKKHSKSNISVSVEAVSQSHKALVKKVINKEKVEKSDVVVIVFDNDNQSTEDISQAISEIRKNNYYLFYNTNQCFELWLLLHLESVEKDRSLSAEQLNKKLETYCQVEKWKNYKNENFNQIQEMFEDNVECAMKNALKLNQGNINVTKQK, from the coding sequence ATGAGTAAAAACAAAAGACGAGGACGAGAGAAAAAAGGCAAAACACCAAACAAAAAAGTTAAAATATACTGTGAGGGTTACACTGAAAAGCACTATTTTGACATGTTAAGGAAAAAGCATAGCAAGTCGAATATCAGTGTGAGTGTTGAAGCGGTTTCTCAAAGTCATAAAGCATTAGTCAAAAAGGTGATTAATAAAGAGAAAGTAGAGAAAAGTGATGTAGTCGTTATCGTTTTTGACAATGACAATCAATCTACTGAAGATATTTCCCAGGCTATTTCAGAAATTAGGAAAAACAACTATTATTTATTTTACAATACGAATCAATGTTTTGAATTATGGTTATTACTACACCTAGAATCTGTAGAAAAAGATAGAAGTTTAAGCGCCGAACAGCTTAATAAGAAATTGGAAACGTATTGCCAAGTTGAAAAGTGGAAAAATTACAAGAATGAAAATTTTAACCAAATTCAAGAAATGTTCGAGGATAATGTGGAGTGCGCAATGAAAAATGCGCTTAAGTTAAATCAAGGGAATATTAATGTGACGAAACAAAAATAG
- a CDS encoding AAA family ATPase yields the protein MMLINFEFKNHLSYRDDTVFSMETGKRLRKLKENTYEVQKTRHTEKINLLKSAIVFGANGSGKSNLISALKLMKQLILSENMSATKRIPKASFLLDDYSDKNSTKLCVEIVANGIQYQYQFEYVETAILRETLLYYENGKYHKYFERDEEAFIITPKWVKDEVTKTRRNGLFLKVGQSVNDTHCLNVYRWFSNQLVFINGHLDHHDIKEMLHVIENEESKRDLIEFLQKCDIKVADIDTTIDTFNIPKQLLNILNAINNEDEEVMNTSEAELKTDVYKLNLVYKKYNQEGDRIGSQRIAFNHESEGTKKLITLALNILDETKRGSVFVMDEFDDSLHLNLSKIMIKLFNLMENRSQFILTSHQLFLLDCDLRVDQIYLAKKDFEGASELYSIFDFNDDYGKRSDLTIFKRYLEGVYGAVPNVTINDFTTLIGKKHHVDGGENE from the coding sequence ATGATGCTCATTAACTTTGAATTCAAAAACCATCTTTCTTATAGAGATGATACAGTTTTTAGTATGGAAACAGGAAAAAGACTAAGGAAGTTAAAAGAGAATACTTATGAAGTTCAAAAAACACGTCATACAGAAAAAATCAATTTATTAAAAAGCGCAATTGTGTTTGGTGCAAATGGTTCTGGTAAATCTAATTTAATTAGTGCATTAAAGTTAATGAAACAATTAATTTTGAGCGAAAATATGAGTGCTACAAAAAGAATTCCTAAAGCCTCTTTTCTACTAGATGATTATTCAGATAAAAATAGTACAAAGTTATGTGTGGAAATCGTAGCAAACGGAATTCAATATCAATATCAATTTGAATATGTAGAGACGGCTATTTTACGTGAAACATTACTTTATTATGAAAATGGTAAATACCATAAATATTTTGAAAGAGATGAAGAAGCATTTATTATTACGCCTAAATGGGTTAAAGATGAAGTGACGAAAACGAGAAGAAATGGACTCTTTTTAAAAGTTGGTCAAAGTGTGAATGATACACATTGTTTGAATGTCTATCGATGGTTCTCCAATCAACTCGTTTTCATTAACGGGCATTTAGATCATCATGATATTAAAGAAATGCTACATGTTATAGAAAATGAAGAAAGCAAAAGAGACCTGATAGAATTTTTACAGAAATGTGATATTAAAGTGGCTGATATTGATACAACTATAGATACTTTTAACATACCTAAACAGTTATTGAACATTTTAAATGCAATTAATAACGAAGATGAAGAAGTAATGAATACAAGTGAAGCAGAACTGAAAACTGATGTTTATAAGTTGAATTTAGTATATAAAAAGTATAATCAAGAAGGCGATAGAATAGGAAGTCAACGTATTGCTTTTAATCATGAATCTGAAGGTACGAAAAAATTGATTACTTTGGCACTGAATATACTGGACGAAACTAAAAGGGGAAGCGTTTTTGTGATGGATGAATTTGATGATTCTCTACACTTAAATCTTTCAAAAATTATGATTAAACTGTTTAATCTAATGGAGAACAGAAGTCAATTTATTTTGACTTCGCATCAGCTATTTTTACTAGATTGCGATTTACGTGTGGATCAAATTTATTTAGCTAAGAAAGACTTCGAAGGCGCTAGTGAATTGTACAGTATATTTGATTTTAATGATGACTATGGCAAAAGGTCAGATTTAACAATTTTTAAACGTTATTTGGAAGGTGTCTATGGTGCGGTTCCTAATGTAACGATAAATGATTTTACAACTTTGATTGGTAAAAAGCATCATGTGGATGGTGGTGAGAATGAGTAA
- a CDS encoding aldo/keto reductase, whose translation MDQITINQHVKYSRVIQGFFRAHQWQKSTQAMNRFIHELVERGVTTMDHADIYGHYTVEKMFGDALALSPELRDKIQIVTKCGIVLPNQIYPEQTDHRYDLSKQHIKRAVERSLKSFQVECLDSLLIHRPSPLMKPCEITDALKDLVKEGKLLSFGVSNFQRPQYELLNRCLKDDKFHIAVNQIEISPYHLEAFHDGTIDDMYREGVKLMAWGPFAGGRLFDENDPVAARVLPVLTRIAKTHHTSVAAVVSAWFKKHPADIMPIIGTERLERVDEVIDGLQLELHDQEWFDIYTAAQGYDIP comes from the coding sequence ATGGATCAAATCACTATCAATCAACATGTGAAATATTCTAGAGTCATACAAGGCTTTTTTCGAGCGCATCAATGGCAGAAATCGACACAAGCTATGAATCGTTTCATCCATGAACTTGTTGAGCGTGGTGTGACAACGATGGACCATGCGGATATATACGGACATTACACTGTGGAAAAAATGTTTGGAGATGCATTGGCGTTGTCACCTGAACTGCGCGATAAAATTCAAATCGTAACGAAGTGTGGGATTGTCCTGCCGAATCAAATTTACCCAGAGCAAACTGACCATCGTTATGACTTAAGTAAACAGCATATTAAACGTGCAGTTGAGCGTTCATTAAAGTCATTTCAAGTAGAGTGTTTGGATAGTTTGTTGATTCATCGTCCATCGCCACTCATGAAACCGTGTGAAATTACCGATGCGTTAAAAGATTTAGTCAAAGAAGGCAAATTGTTGTCATTTGGCGTATCTAATTTTCAGCGTCCACAGTATGAATTATTAAATCGTTGTTTGAAAGACGACAAATTTCATATCGCAGTGAATCAAATTGAAATTTCACCTTATCATTTAGAAGCGTTTCATGACGGCACCATAGATGATATGTATCGTGAAGGCGTGAAGTTAATGGCTTGGGGTCCGTTTGCAGGCGGACGTTTATTTGACGAAAATGATCCAGTTGCAGCACGCGTCCTTCCAGTATTAACTCGAATTGCGAAAACACATCATACTTCAGTTGCTGCGGTAGTGTCGGCATGGTTTAAAAAGCACCCAGCTGATATCATGCCTATTATTGGAACTGAACGACTCGAGCGTGTTGACGAAGTGATTGATGGACTCCAACTTGAATTGCATGACCAAGAATGGTTCGATATTTATACTGCTGCACAAGGCTACGACATTCCATAA